DNA sequence from the Streptomyces canus genome:
CGGCGGCCGACATCCATGTCCGGGGAAACGAGATCAGCGCGACCGGCGAGGCGGCGGACGTCGCCCTCGTCCAGCGCCTGTTCGACGAGATGATGCTGGTGCTCCGCACCGGACAGCCGATGACGGAGGACGCAGTGGAACGCTCGATCGCCATGCTGCGAGCGAGCGAGAACGGGACGAGCGACGGCCAGGAGACCCCGGCCGAAGTGCTCACACAGAACATCCTGTCCTCGCGCGGCCGCACCATCCGCCCCAAGACCCTCAACCAGAAGCGGTACGTCGACGCGATCGACAAGTACACGATCGTCTTCGGCATCGGCCCCGCCGGCACCGGCAAGACCTACCTCGCCATGGCCAAGGCGGTGCAGGCCCTGCAGTCCAAGCAGGTCAACCGCATCATCCTGACCCGCCCGGCGGTCGAGGCGGGAGAGCGGCTGGGCTTCCTGCCCGGCACCCTCTACGAGAAGATCGACCCCTACCTGCGCCCGCTGTACGACGCCCTGCACGACATGCTCGACCCGGACTCGATCCCGAAGCTGATGGCGTCGGGGACGATCGAGGTGGCGCCGCTGGCGTACATGAGGGGTCGTGCGCAGCCTGTCTTCACGAACGTCCTGACTCCGGATGGTTGGCGTCCCATCGGCGACCTTCAGGTCGGCGACCTGGTCATCGGCTCGAACGGCGAACCGACCCCGGTCCTGGGTGTCTACCCGCAGGGCGAGAAGGACGTCTACCGCGTCACGGCCCAGGACGGCTCCTGGACCCTGTGCTGCGGCGAGCACCTCTGGACGGTGCGGACGCGCGACGACAAGCGACGTGACAAGCCGTGGCGTGTCCTGGAGACCCAGGAGATGATCGGCAACCTTCGGGCGGCGCACTACCGCCGGTACGAGCTGCCGATGCTGACGGAGCCGGTCAGCTTCCCCGAACGTGAGGTCCCCATGGACCCGTACGCGCTCGGGCTGCTGCTGGGCGACGGTTGCCTCACGGGTTCCACCACTCCGTCCTTCGCGACGGAGGACCGTGAGCTCGCCCAGGCACTGGAGGCCGCGCTGCCCGGTGTCACGCTGCGGCACAGGAGTGGACCGGACTACGTCCTCAACCGGATCAAGTCACCCGGTGATGTCGTCACCCTGGAGAATCCCGTCACGCGGGTCATGCGCGAGCTGGATCTCCTGCGTACTCGCTCGCACACCAAGTTTGTCCCGGACGACTACCTGTACAACTCTGCCGAAGTCAGGCTGGCAGTTCTCCAGGGCCTGCTTGATTCCGACGGGGGACCGGTCACGCAGAAGGACCGTACATGCCGGGTGCAGTTCTCGACCGCGTCGATCCTCCTGCGTGACGACGTCATCGCCTTGGTCCAGTCGCTCGGTGGCGTCGCCTACACACGCCGTCGCCTCGCCGAAGACCGCAAGCAGGGGACGGCTCTGGCGGCCCACCGCTACGACACCCATGTCGTCGACATCCGTCTCCCCGAGGGCGTCGAACCCTTCCGCCTGGCCCGTAAGCGCGACAAGTACCACGCAGCCGGAGGCGGCGGACGCCCGATGCGGTTCATCGACAGCATCGAGCCCGCGGGCCGGGAGGAGACCGTCTGCATCCAGGTGGCGGCCGAGGACTCGCTGTACGTCACGCAGGACTACCTGCTCACGCACAACACCCTCAACGACGCCTTCATCATCCTGGACGAGGCCCAGAACACGAGCCCCGAGCAGATGAAGATGTTCCTCACCCGCCTCGGCTTCGACTCGAAGATCGTGATCACGGGTGATGTGACGCAGGTCGACCTGCCCAGCGGCACCAAGTCGGGGCTGCGCCAGGTCCAGGACATCCTGGAGGGGCTCGACGACGTGCACTTCTCCCGCCTGTCCTCCCAGGACGTCGTACGGCACAGGCTGGTCGGCCGTATCGTCGACGCGTACGAGAAGTACGACAACGAGAACGGTACGGAGAACGGCACCCACAAGGGCGGCCGGAACAAGCGGAAGTAGACAAACCAGCACCATGTCGATCGACGTCAACAACGAGTCCGGAACCGAGGTCGACGAGCAGGCGATCCTCGACATCGCCCGCTACGCGCTCGCGCGGATGCGTATCCACCCGCTCTCCGAGCTCTCGGTGATCGTCGTGGACACCGACGCCATGGAGCAGCTGCACATCCAGTGGATGGACCTGCCGGGGCCCACCGACGTCATGTCCTTCCCGATGGACGAGCTCAGGCCGCCCAGCAAGGACGACGACGAACCCCCGCAGGGCCTCCTCGGCGACATCGTGCTGTGTCCCGAGGTCGCCAAGCGGCAGGGCGAGGAGGCCGAGACGCAGCACTCCATGGACGAGGAGCTCCAACTCCTCACCGTCCACGGCGTGCTGCACCTTCTCGGGTACGACCACGAGGAGCCGGACGAGAAGGCCGAGATGTTCGGTCTGCAGGCGGCGATCGTGGACGGGTGGCGGCAGGAGAAGGGGCTCACCGGCCCGTCCCCCGCGCCGACCGTCTCATGAGCCTGCCCCTCGTCTCCGGCGCGATCGCCCTGGTCGTCGTCGCCTGGCTCGCCGCCTGCGCGGAGGCGGGCCTCGCGCGCGTCTCCAGCTTCCGCGCCGAGGAAGCCGTACGCAACGGCCGGCGCGGCAGCGCCAAGCTCGCGCAGATCGCCGCCGACCCGACCCGGTATCTCAACGTGGCGCTGCTGGTGCGCGTCGCGTGCGAGATGGCGGCGGCCGCCCTGGTCACCTACGCCTGCCTTCAGCAGTTCCCGGGCACCACCCGCGCCCTGCTGGTCGCGATCGGGGTCATGGTGCTCGTGTCGTACGTCGCCGTCGGCGTCTCCCCGCGCACGATCGGGCGTCAGCACCCGCTCAACACGGCGACCGCGGCGGCGTACATCCTGCTCCCGCTGGCCCGGATCATGGGTCCGATCCCGTCGTTGCTGATTCTCATCGGCAACGCGCTCACCCCCGGCAAGGGCTTCCGCCGCGGCCCGTTCGCCTCCGAGGCGGAGCTGCGCGCGCTGGTCGACCTCGCCGAGAAGGAGTCGCTGATCGAGGACGAGGAGCGCCGGATGGTGCACTCGGTCTTCGAGTTGGGCGACACGCTGGTGCGGGAGGTCATGGTCCCGCGGACCGATCTCGTCGTCATCGAGCGCTACAAGACCATCCGCCAGGCGCTGACCCTCGCTCTGCGCTCGGGCTTCTCGCGTATCCCCGTGTCCGGGGAGAGCGAGGACGACATCGTCGGGATCGTGTATCTGAAGGACCTGGTCCGCAAGACGCACATCAACCGGGACGCCGAGTCCGAGCTGGTGTCCACCGCCATGCGGCCCGCGGCCTTCGTGCCCGACACCAAGAACGCCGGTGACCTGCTGCGCGAGATGCAGCAGGACCGCAACCACGTCGCCGTCGTCATCGACGAGTACGGCGGCACGGCCGGCATCGTCACGATCGAGGACATCCTCGAGGAGATCGTCGGCGAGATCACCGACGAGTACGACCGCGAGCTGCCGCCGGTGGAGGATCTCGGCGACGACCGCCACCGGGTCACCGCCCGCCTCGACATCACCGACCTGGGCGAGCTGTACGGGCTCGACGAGTACGACGACGAGGACGTGGAGACCGTCGGGGGGCTCCTGGCGAAGGCGCTGGGCCGTGTGCCCATCGCCGGGGCCTCCGCCGTCGTCGAACTTCCGGACGGCCGGCAGCTCCGCCTGACCGCGGAGGCCGCGGCCGGACGCCGGAACAAGATCGTGACGGTTCTGGTGGAGCCGGTGGGCGCGGCCGGAGCGGCCGAAGAGGAGAAGGAGTCCGAGTGACCCCTCAGGAACTGCGCACCCTGTGCCTGTCCTTCAACGCCGCGGTGGAGGACTTCCCGTTCAGCCCGGAGATCTCGGTCTTCAAGGTGCTCGGCAAGATGTTCGCCCTGAGCTGGATCGACGCACGGCCCCTCAAGGTCAACCTCAAGTGCGACCCGGAGGACGCGATCCGGCTGCGCACCGACCATCCCGGGCTGATCGCCCCCGGCTACCACATGAACAAGCGCCACTGGAACACCGTCACCGTCGACGGCGAACTCCCGGACCGTCTGGTCCGGGAGCTCGTCGAGGACTCGTACGACCTGGTGGTGGCTGGTCTACCGCGCGCCGACCGGCTCCGCCTCGACCGCCCCTGAGCGCACCCGCAGTCCCGTCGCGACCAGGACCGCCGCCGCCAGGACGATCACCGTGTCCAGGGCGAGGACCGTGTGGACGCCGGAGAGCAGGTCGTCCGAGGTGGTGGCGAGGACGCCCAGCAGCGGGATGCCCACGGTGAGGCCGACCTGCTGGGTGGAGGTGACCAGGCCGGTGGCCAGGCCCTGCTCCTCGTCCGGGACACCGGAGGTCACGGTGATGCCGTACGAGATGATCGCGCCGAGGTGGCACATGCTGGCCAGGGAGACGGCGGCCGTGGCGAGCCAGACGGACCAGCTCCCGGTGCCCAGGCCCAGCAGGGCGGCGATCAGGGTGCCCTGGCCGACGAGCGAGCCGACCAGCGTGCGGCGCGGGCCGAAGCGGCCGATGACCCTGGGGGCGTAGGTGCCGGCGACCGCCGACAGGACGCCCTGGACGCCGAACCAAGAGTGAGCGGCATCGTGAGCTGCGCGAGTTCCTGATGAGCCAGCGGGCGCGGGTCTCGCTCGCCGACGCCGGGCTGCCGGACGGCTGGGCGCGGCGGCGCACGCCCGGACTGCGGCGCGAGGAGGTGGCGGTGCCGGGTGCTGCGGCTGAGCAACGCCGAGCGGCGGCATCTGTACGTCCTTGCCGGGCTGAACCCGCCCGCGCCCGAGCCTGCCGCGGAACACGGCTGTGAGGGGCTGCTGCGGCTGATCGACGCGTGGATGCCGTATCCGGCGCACATCATGGACGCGTACTACAACTGCGTGCTGTACAACGAGGCCGCGGGCTGGGTGCTCGGTATGCGGCCGGAGAACCGGCTGTTGTGCGTGGAGTCCACGGCGATGCGGGTGCCGGCCCGCCCCGACCTGACGGTCGTGCTCCACACCCCCCTGGACGAGGCACACACCGCGGCCAAACTGGAGTGGCTGGCCTCACCGGAGGGGCGACGAGGGGCGAGGTGTCCGGTTGCGGGGTGAGGTGTCCGGTAGGGGTGTCCCCGGCCCTGGCCGGCGGACCCGTGGCAGCCGGTGACCCGGGGATGGGGGCACACCCCGTGGCCTGAGCCAACCCGGGGTTCGTGGGCGTACCCCAGGGTGACCCCGTGGCGCGGTCCGGGCCGGAGTGCTTCGTATGCTCCTGTCATGACCGACAACAGTGCGCTTGACCCCGAGGACCGCAAGATCGTCACCCTGGCTCGTTCGGCACGGGCTCGTAACGGGGTGCCCGAGGGGGCGGCCGTACGGGACGACACCGGGCGGACGTATGTCGCCGGGACGGTGGCTCTTCCCTCGTTGCGGTTGAGTGCTTTGCGGACGGCGGTGGCGATGGCCGTGGCGTCGGGGGCGAAGTCCCTGGAGGCGGCGGCCGTGGTGACGGACGCCGAATCGGCCTCCGACGAGGACCGGGCCGCAGTCCGGGATCTGGGCGGCCCGCAGACTCCGGTGCTGGTGGCAGGGGTCGACGGCACCGTGCGGAGCACCGTGACCGCAGGCTGATACCCCCGGTAACACTTGGCCGGAATTCCGGCTTGCCGTCCCCCGTCCCACGCGCATCAATGGAACCGGAAGTTCCGACGGACCGTCAGATCCAGCTCGCGCGGCGTCCCGCACCACGCCCGTGGAGCCCCGCCGTCCGTCGGGACGCACCCCCCGTCCATCCCCACATGGCAGTCCCCACCACGGGAAGGGAACCGGATTCCATGAAAGGCAAGCGCACAGGCACGGGTGCGGCACTGGCCGTCGGCACGCTCGCGGCCCTCGGACTCGCGTTCGCACCCACCGCCCTGGCCGTCACCCCGGACACCGCGACCATCGACGCGGACTGTGGCCTCTACGGCAGCGGCCAGGCCACCCTCACCGCCACCCAGGACGGCACCGCCGCCACCGTCACCGTCACCTCGGCGATCAACGCGCCGCTCGCCCTCGACGAGGACTCGATCGCCTCGACCCTCACCTTCGTGAACGCGAACGGCGGCACCACCACCTTCACCGGCACGGAGAACCCCGCCATCGCGGCCGGCGATCCTGTCACCGTCGGCCCGCTCAACGGCACCGTGGCGTCCGGCGACAGCCTGGAGTCGTACGGCGGTTCGCTCCAGATCGTCGTCTTCGGGATCACCGTCACCTGCACGGCGACCGGTCCGCAGTCGCCCGGACCCTTCGTGTTCGACTGATCCTCCCGGCGCGCCCCGTGGTTGCCGCAGAAACTGACAGCTCGTCAGGTTTCTGCGGCAACTCCATTGACTTCTCACGCGATCCACACATCAATGCCCCCTGTCGGCACAGGACTTCAGGAGCTTCCGGAGGGGGCACATCCATGGGTTCGACGACTCGAAGACGCCGTCTGGCGTCCTTTATCGGGGCGACCGCGCTCGCGGTCACCGCGGGCGGCGCACTGGCCTGTCCGGCCGGTGCCGCCACCAACGTGGACTTCGCCACGCACTGCATCCCGCCCGCGGTCGCGGGCATCCCGCCGATCGACGGCACCACGACGGCCTCCATCGCCGTGGACAACACCAGCCCCAAAGTGGGCGACACCGTCACCGTGACCTACACGGTGGTCAAGCCGGCCGCCAGCAACCCCACGGCCATCGCACTGCCGGCCGACATCATGACGCCGACGGGCAAGATCACCCTCGGCGGCGCCCAGACCGGTGCCGTGACGGTCGCCGGACCGAAGAAGAACGACCCGGTGCCGGGCAACGGCGCCTTCCCGTCGTTCTCGATGACCGGCACCTTCAAGGTCACCTCACCCGGCGCGATCACCCTCTCGCCCGGCGACTACAACATCCACACCAGCTACATCCTCGAACTCGACACGCCCTGCACGGTGATCACCCCGCCCGCCCCGGTATCCGAGACGGTCACCGCGACGGACACGAACCCCGTCAACGAGCGGGACATCGCGCTGGGTTCGGCCTCCGGGAAGCCCGGTGACAGCGTCACCGTCACCGGCAGCAAGTTCACCCCGGGCGCGACGGTCACCCTGGCCGGGCGGTCCGGCGCCGCCCAGACCGCGGACACCGCCACCGTCACCGCCAACTCCTCGGGTGCCTTCAGCGGCTCGCTCGTCGTCAACGACAAGACGACGACCGGTGTCGTGGCATACGAGGGCAGCGCGTACAGCGACGCCAAGGGGGCGGGGCCGAAGGCGTACGTCGTCATCGACGACACTCCCGTTCCGGACGGCAGCCAGAAGGTCACCACCACGGTGAAGGCGGGCACGCTGTCCATGTCCCAGGCCGGGGACGCCGTCAGCCTCTCGGCGGTGGACTACGGCAAGGGCGGGGCCTCGACCGGTGACCTGAACAAGGTGACCGTCCAGGACTTCCGCGGCGGACCCGCCGGCTGGTCCCTCACCGGCAAGGTCACCGACTTCACCGGACCCGGCGCCAAGATCGACGCCGGTGCGCTGAGCTGGAGTCCCGCCTGCGCCACCAAGGCGGGCAGCCCGAGCACCTGCCAGGCCGGTTCCACCGGCGCGGTCGGATCCTCGGGAGCGACGCTCGCGTCCACGCCCAACGGCACGCTCACCGGCGGTGAGTTCACCGTTGGCGCCGGACTCTCCCTGAACGTACCGGCGTTCACGCCTCCCGGCACGTACTCCGGCGTTCTCACCCTCACGCTCAGCTGACCGTACGGGCGCCCGCACCCGCCCGTCCGCCTCTTGGGGGTCCGCACCCATGCGCAAGCTGTACGTCCTCATCCTGAGCCTGTTCCTGGTCACCGCCGCCGCACCCGCGCACGCAGCCGACAACGGCAGCTGGTCCGTGTACCCCGCCGCCTCCCAGATCGCGGCGCGGCCCTACTTCTACCTCTCCGCCGACCCCGGGCAGACCATCGACGACAAGGTGGTCGTCACCAACAAGACCGGTCGGCCGCTGACCTTCCGGCTCTACGCCGCCGACGCCTACAACACCGCCCGCGACGGCGGTTTCGCCGTGCGTACGGTCGCCGAGAAGCAGCGCGGGGTGGGGGTCTGGGCGAAGCCCGCGAAGTCCCGGGTGACCGTCGCCGCGCACGGCAAGGTCATCGT
Encoded proteins:
- the ybeY gene encoding rRNA maturation RNase YbeY, which translates into the protein MSIDVNNESGTEVDEQAILDIARYALARMRIHPLSELSVIVVDTDAMEQLHIQWMDLPGPTDVMSFPMDELRPPSKDDDEPPQGLLGDIVLCPEVAKRQGEEAETQHSMDEELQLLTVHGVLHLLGYDHEEPDEKAEMFGLQAAIVDGWRQEKGLTGPSPAPTVS
- a CDS encoding cytidine deaminase; translation: MTDNSALDPEDRKIVTLARSARARNGVPEGAAVRDDTGRTYVAGTVALPSLRLSALRTAVAMAVASGAKSLEAAAVVTDAESASDEDRAAVRDLGGPQTPVLVAGVDGTVRSTVTAG
- a CDS encoding MmcQ/YjbR family DNA-binding protein, translated to MTPQELRTLCLSFNAAVEDFPFSPEISVFKVLGKMFALSWIDARPLKVNLKCDPEDAIRLRTDHPGLIAPGYHMNKRHWNTVTVDGELPDRLVRELVEDSYDLVVAGLPRADRLRLDRP
- a CDS encoding PhoH family protein, giving the protein MTQTPTGHSPAQGQARAQFTVPAQHPMVTVLGSGDSLLRVIEKAFPAADIHVRGNEISATGEAADVALVQRLFDEMMLVLRTGQPMTEDAVERSIAMLRASENGTSDGQETPAEVLTQNILSSRGRTIRPKTLNQKRYVDAIDKYTIVFGIGPAGTGKTYLAMAKAVQALQSKQVNRIILTRPAVEAGERLGFLPGTLYEKIDPYLRPLYDALHDMLDPDSIPKLMASGTIEVAPLAYMRGRAQPVFTNVLTPDGWRPIGDLQVGDLVIGSNGEPTPVLGVYPQGEKDVYRVTAQDGSWTLCCGEHLWTVRTRDDKRRDKPWRVLETQEMIGNLRAAHYRRYELPMLTEPVSFPEREVPMDPYALGLLLGDGCLTGSTTPSFATEDRELAQALEAALPGVTLRHRSGPDYVLNRIKSPGDVVTLENPVTRVMRELDLLRTRSHTKFVPDDYLYNSAEVRLAVLQGLLDSDGGPVTQKDRTCRVQFSTASILLRDDVIALVQSLGGVAYTRRRLAEDRKQGTALAAHRYDTHVVDIRLPEGVEPFRLARKRDKYHAAGGGGRPMRFIDSIEPAGREETVCIQVAAEDSLYVTQDYLLTHNTLNDAFIILDEAQNTSPEQMKMFLTRLGFDSKIVITGDVTQVDLPSGTKSGLRQVQDILEGLDDVHFSRLSSQDVVRHRLVGRIVDAYEKYDNENGTENGTHKGGRNKRK
- a CDS encoding hemolysin family protein; the encoded protein is MSLPLVSGAIALVVVAWLAACAEAGLARVSSFRAEEAVRNGRRGSAKLAQIAADPTRYLNVALLVRVACEMAAAALVTYACLQQFPGTTRALLVAIGVMVLVSYVAVGVSPRTIGRQHPLNTATAAAYILLPLARIMGPIPSLLILIGNALTPGKGFRRGPFASEAELRALVDLAEKESLIEDEERRMVHSVFELGDTLVREVMVPRTDLVVIERYKTIRQALTLALRSGFSRIPVSGESEDDIVGIVYLKDLVRKTHINRDAESELVSTAMRPAAFVPDTKNAGDLLREMQQDRNHVAVVIDEYGGTAGIVTIEDILEEIVGEITDEYDRELPPVEDLGDDRHRVTARLDITDLGELYGLDEYDDEDVETVGGLLAKALGRVPIAGASAVVELPDGRQLRLTAEAAAGRRNKIVTVLVEPVGAAGAAEEEKESE
- a CDS encoding beta-xylosidase, translated to MGSTTRRRRLASFIGATALAVTAGGALACPAGAATNVDFATHCIPPAVAGIPPIDGTTTASIAVDNTSPKVGDTVTVTYTVVKPAASNPTAIALPADIMTPTGKITLGGAQTGAVTVAGPKKNDPVPGNGAFPSFSMTGTFKVTSPGAITLSPGDYNIHTSYILELDTPCTVITPPAPVSETVTATDTNPVNERDIALGSASGKPGDSVTVTGSKFTPGATVTLAGRSGAAQTADTATVTANSSGAFSGSLVVNDKTTTGVVAYEGSAYSDAKGAGPKAYVVIDDTPVPDGSQKVTTTVKAGTLSMSQAGDAVSLSAVDYGKGGASTGDLNKVTVQDFRGGPAGWSLTGKVTDFTGPGAKIDAGALSWSPACATKAGSPSTCQAGSTGAVGSSGATLASTPNGTLTGGEFTVGAGLSLNVPAFTPPGTYSGVLTLTLS